The following is a genomic window from Vitis vinifera cultivar Pinot Noir 40024 chromosome 6, ASM3070453v1.
TGTTGAGCTAGGCCACATGCTTCGAGCCATGCTTGAGTTGAGCCAGCGAGCGGAGCCGGTGGTGGTGCCGGAGATGTTAACTTTTTCCATGGCCAACATGATAGGTCAAGTGATTCTAAGCCGCCGGGTGTTTGAAACAAAAGGGTCGGAGTCAAATGAGTTCAAGGACATGGTGGTGGAGCTCATGACCACTGCTGGGTACTTCAATATTGGCGATTTTATTCCGTCCATCGCATGGCTGGACATCCAAGGGATCCAGCACGGGATGAAGCATTTACATAGGAAGTTCGATCGGTTATTAACAAAGATGATGGAGGAGCACACGGCGTCAGCCCATGAGCGGAAGGGAAACCCAGATTTTCTGGACGTGATCATGGCAAACCAAGAAAATTCTACAGGGGAGAAGCTCACTATTACCAACATTAAAGCACTCCTCCTGGTATGCATAGTTAAAGCTCgtctttaattttgttttccgATATTTTCTTTCCTGAAACAGCACTTTTATTGCTTTTAGATATGTACGTTTTTATCAGGTAGCCATTTTAGGGGCACATCACTGTtctttatttggattttttttgtctttttccacTTGCATGGTTGTTTTCATATGCTCAGCTGCATGGCACaggaaaattgtgaaaaatgatTGGTTCTCTGATCAGACCTTCTGcaccaaaacataattctctctattttataaaatcaagaaCATTTATGGTTTACATGATTTTTCGAACTTGAACTTTTGCTAGTGCTAATGCATGGATCTCAATTTTTCAATTGCGTttgattatataaatttcaagtatgtgaacatatttttgtttccttgGCTAGAATTTATTTACTGCAGGAACAGACACTTCATCGAGCGTAATCGAGTGGTCTCTGGCTGAGATGTTGAAAAACCCGAGCATCCTCAAGCGTGCTCACGAAGAAATGGATCAAGTGATTGGAAGGAGCCGGCGGCTCGTGGAGTCTGACTTGCCAAAACTTCCATACCTACAAGCCATATGCAAGGAAAGCTTCCGGAAGCACCCATCCACCCCATTGAACCTTCCTCGTGTCTCAACCCAAGCATGCGAAGTGAACGGCTACTACATCCCAGAGAACACTAGACTTAGCGTGAACATATGGGCAATTGGGCGAGACCCTGATGTCTGGGAAAGCCCGGAAGAATTCAGGCCAGAAAGGTTTTTAAgtggaagaaatgaaaaaattgatCCTCGTGGAAATGATTTTGAGTTGATCCCGTTTGGGGCTGGACGAAGGATTTGCGCTGGCACTAGAATGGGAATAGTGCTGGTTGAGTACATTTTAGGGACGTTGGTACATTCATTTGACTGGAAAATGCCGGATGGAGTTGAGATCAACATGGACGAAGCTTTCGGGCTTGCACTGCAGAAGGCAGTTTCTCTTTCGGCCATGGTGACACCAAGGCTTCACCAGAGTGCGTATGCAGTCTGAGCTCAAACCGCTCAGACCAAAACCCAGGCCTCGCTGCTATATGGCATGGATGCAGTTAAGTAGAAAATATTTTGGGATGCCTGTGGCTTAGTATAAGATGTATTAGCTCAAAGATGGTCGTTTCATTCTACCACCAAGCCATATGCATCTATGCATAATCTATTGATTTAGGCTCGATTTGgttatagtttttgtttttttgtcttccaAATCAGTAAATAgtaggggtatttttgtcctaTGTAGTGATTCTTTTTGTTTGATTGATTATATTTGGATCCTTCAAATATTCCTACACAACTATTAACCTCCTTCAAAAATATATAGTTAAGGGCCTTGGTCAGAGCCATCTCCATCTTTTCACTTCTTGTGCTGCAGTATGGGATTGGCTTAGATGATCGTTAGTCTAATGTTTCCTTTTCAACATCATAATTCAGCGCAAACTAAGTTGAATATTCAACAACAAATAAGTACAGAaaataatggaagaaaaattCCCACTTTATCTCCGTAAAGTAATgccatatttttcttcatacttACCTTCTAGATTTTTGTTGGAGCTCTGAGCCCGTGATCCATTAGATGATTGCGTGTGTGCATATGCATGTGGGTGATTGCGTGTAATACGTACGTACGTTCCATGATTCATGTTCGAAGTACCCTCTCTTATTTATCGTTGAAGAGGCTATCGTCACAAACTCTATTGATTAATTAGTCTAGGCAAATTAAGGCGCGATAACGACCGATGTATATCTTAAAAGTAACGATTAAGAGAATATTATATGTACAAGGGAAAAATCTACATATAATtattgatgcaacttgcaagtGGGATAAAATTTGGGATGGggattattataaattaatctcAATCCATAATTGTGATTGTGGAGTATAAATTAAATGATTCATAATCCATCTACATGAAGATTAAAACCCATATTGAAAATAgctttaaaaaactaatttataagaataatttttgcATCATATTTTGTGTGCTTGAACTCGTTtcctatatttttaaatatatattaaatataattttcttttatttatagtgttttatttttaattattcttcatatttatataattattttttaaaacaatcatgataaaaagcaaaaagaagtgaaaatagcttaatataattaaagacaaatatcttattttttgttatctgttgttattgttttttctttttgttaacccCCTTCAAATCTAATTATTCATACTCAATTTTGACACGAAAGAGCCATTGTCATGAAAGGGGGAGGTCCATCATTTTGGTACGATGCCAACTCTACCACATAACCACCATTTAGATAtctatccttttatttttggcatGTGAACTTATAGTGGGTGGCTGACCTTGAATCCACTAGTTATCATGTTGAAATTAACCACCATTTAGATAtctatccttttatttttggcatGTGAACTTACAGTAAGTCCGATTTATGTCCAAGGGTCAAATTTAAATCTCTCTTCAATCTAATGGCTAAGAACTTCCCAACTTTATTTAATACTTAATGTATCCAATAATTGTAATCGAGTAATCCAATGACAAGTACCTTCAATGACTATTTtggcaaaagaaaaaagaaaaaaagaaataatataagtttgttattttatgatataataaatttattaatactttcctttttcaaaatatgtaattagttgtaatttcattatataatatataaattaagttatttgcaattttaaaatatgttcattttgtttttttttaagtgttaattaaaaattatacaattttgttttataaaaagtatttagtacttttaattttataaattacaaACATTAATTAtactattttcttaaaatatttagtttagtATGCATATTATTAGTTGTTTTCTCATATCTCAAGTttcaatcaaaaaaatatttatgatttgtttttgttaatttgtgtcttgttttcaatttaattaatgaaaagttATTTGATCAAAAGGTTCATTAcaaaccaattttaaaaatttaatcctttattatattttgatattgttttgataaaaatgtctttattattttttaaatatattgtaaatatttaaaataattaaaaatatttagatcaaaaatcgattatttttcaaacaaaaatatgaaagtgATAAATTTGCAAATGTGGGGAATATTTAATCCTTTTAATCGATTATTTCATTAATGAAGTGGGTATAATGATGAACGCAGACTTGGTTTTACTAGGGCATGCAGAGGTTTTGCAAGAGAGAGAGATCATTTCTCGACTCTGAGAAATCAATCTCCTTTTGGCCCGGTGGCGGACTCCAAGTAAAGCCTTGAAGGAGCCTTGCTAACATCCCTGCACACCCACGCCTTCCAGTACTGAAGGAAATGAAGCGAAGGTTTGGCTCGTTCAACTCCACTGCTTGAACTGTACTAGCATTCAGATGCCGCTCTGGATTGAAATTTAGCGGTTCTTCCCAGATTCTAGGGTTCCGGCCCAGCCCCAGACGGCTCAGAAGGACATGACTGCCTTTGGGGATAGAGTACCCAGCAACACTAGTCGGATTCCTGAACTCGTCTATCCTTTCCAACCACTCCATCAATTTCTTCACTGCTTTGCTCAAAATCCCTGGTTGCTTGATCATTGCCTACTCAATTGCATTTGATGGACTATCGAAGCCTGCAAGCATCAACTCCTGCAAATTATGGAAGGATCATAATCTCATGATTGATCAAGTTATTTGCTGGCTAGGAAATGATCATCATGCAATGTAGATCAAAAGGTAAGCAcaacactactacaaaaataatttatggtgtcatttttaaaataatgacaccatagggtttataattaataaaggtgatacatcatatgaaaattcttcaattgaggtagttagattatgttagttttatatttatagtgtcattttttgggaagtaacatcatataaaataatttttttttaagtattataacttaatgagcccacttttataattaataatgagGGATAATGTATAAAAAGCCCATTGTTTCCACATgccacccacaatccaaaaaatctcagtATACAAACCTTATATATAAAACCATAAtcttcttctaccttttctcttACCTATAGTCAACACACTTATAACCGACATTTTCCACTTTGTGGACTCCCAAGTTATCCAAATTCTCTTAGATCtatcctattttttttcttttattaatatcattatattGATTGTTTCAgcatctttgtattatggtttttgtgaactgcattttcttgagttgtagggaagaaaaacttAGGTTTAAACTTCTAGCATAGACAAAGAAACttgtagattaattgattttttaatatgaacCAAACACATGACCGACTTTTTCTGTGTGTAATAAGGACAGCTAGTATTCATGCATAAAATCAGCATCAGAATTCGTAACTGCATTTGATCAGCTAGTTTAGTAAATCTGTACAACtcattctttcctttattttcacATATGTTGTTATACGTTAGCACAAGTTTAGGAGtaattttagtttctcaaatctGTATTTATACCTCTTCTTCTAATAAGAATTGTGTGAATCATTTTGTCTAAACCtctttatggtatcagagcacacCTCAAAACTCCAACAAGTATTTCCTGTCTTTCTCGCTTCTGCTATGGCCACTTCTTCCTCTGATAGTTTTCCAATAGCCATCAATGCCACCCAGCAAATTACTGCACGTCTTACACCAACCAACTTCCCTTCATGGCATGCTCAATTTGAGTCTCTCCTCCTCGGCTATAACCTCTTTGGCTATGTCGATGGCACTCATACCTGCCCACCCCTACCGATGTCAACTAATGCAGCTGCCACTACAGCTCATCACCTTTGGTTCCATCAGGACAAACTTATTCTAAGTGCAATTTTGACTTCAGTGTCCCTAGCTGTGATACCACTCATAGCAACCTCCCAAACGTCATATCAAACCTGGACAAAACTGACAAAACTGTATGCTAGTCGATCCAGGACTCGTGTCATGCAGCTCAAAGAGGATCTCACCCTCATGCAATGTGGCAATCGCAGCATTACAAAGTACCTACACTCTGTAAAAACCATTGTCGATGAGCTTGCTCTCATCGATGCCCCATTATCTCAAGATGACATCACCCTATATGTTCTTCATGGCTTAGGATCAAATTTTCGTGACATTGTTGCCCCGATTCGAGCCCGAGAGTCTTCACTCTCATTGTTGCAAAATACTGTCCGAAATTGAAACCCTCTGAAGCCACTGTGAACTGCACAACTACTACTTCCAGTCCCGACAAACGTTGGCTCATTGATTCTATGGCTTCCCATAATATCACTTCTCAGGTTTCAAATTTACAATTTCACTCTGAATATGATGGTACTGATGAAGTTATTATTGGAGATGGATCAGGTTTGCCCATTACTCATTCTGGTTCTCTTACTCTTTCATTTCCAAACAGAAAATTTCAAGTTGAAGATACTCTATGTGTTCCTACCATTAACAAAAACTTGATATCTGTTCACCACTACACAAAGCAAAACAATGTTATCCTGGAATTTCACCCAACTTATTTTCTTGCGAAGGATTGGAGAACGGGGGAGATTCTTCTTCAAGGACCGTGTGAAAATGGAGTCTACCCTCTGGCCTCATCGCCTGCTGCTACTCCAATTGCTTTTGTCCATGAACGCACATCAGCAGCTGGTTGGCATCATCGCCTTGGTCATCGATCATTCAAAGTTGTCACTCGCCTCATTAGTTCTTTCTCCCTTCCCACCACTTCATGTCTTTCTGGTTCTAATAATTGTCATTCGTGTTCTATCAATAAAGCTCATCAGTTACCCTTTCATAAACACGGTCTAACTAGCACAACACCATTTGATTTACTTTACACTGATGTATGGGGACCTTCTCCCACTCCTAGTCTCAATGGCCACagatattatgttatttttgttgatcactttACCAAATATGGTTGGTTCTTTCCATTGCATCAAAAATCAGATGTTAAAACCATATTTCCTCATTTCtacaaaatgattgaaactcgttttaacataaaaattaaaggagTTTATTCCGATAATGGGGGCGAGTTCACTGTTCTTCGACCCTTTTTCACAACCCATGGCATTAGTCATTATACGACAGCCCCTtatacaccccaacaaaatggagtgTCTGAGCGTCGTCATCTCCATATTGTGGAGACAGGTCAAACCCTTCTAAGTCATGCCTCTCTTCCATCAGAATATTAGGCTTATGCTTTTGCAACAGCCACATATCTAATCAATCGACTTCCATCACCTGTTCTTCATCATATATCACCTCTTCAAGCAACAACCTCGGTATGAAAAATTACGTTCCTTTGGATGTCTTTGCTTTCCCTTGATGAAGCCGTATAAcacaaacaaatttcaaaagaaatccGTTCCTTGTATCTTTGTTGGCTACTCTACTAGCCAAAGTGCATATCTATGTCTTCATCTACAAAGTCAGCGCATATACACCTCCAAACACGTAACCTTTGATGAATCTGTTTACCCCTTCAAACAGGTTTCCATGCAATCACCCACTGACTCATCCCCATCAGAAACCTCTTCTTTTTCAGGACCAATTTTGCAGCTTGCTTCCAGGGAGCTTCCAACAATCACACGGGCTCAAGGAGATATCCCCTCTGCTTCTTCGACTCCAAGTGAAGATCCAGCTCTTGTGCAACCTCAAGAGGCACCACTTTCCACTTTAGATCAGGTAACTCTTAGACCTTCTACTTCTGTTTCTCAACCAGAAAATTCAATGCCATCCTCTCCACCACCATGTCCACGAACCATCATCACTCGCTCCATGAACAATATCTTTCGGCCAAAACAACTCCACACCACCACCAAGCACCCCTTACCTGAACCACCCGAACCAAGTTGTGTAAGTCAAGCTCTTAAAGACCCTCACTGGTGCAAGGCTATGTCAGAAGAAGTGACAACCCTCCTTTAACATGGGACGTGAGAACTGGTTCCTCCCACTCCTGGCCAGAATCTTGTTGGGTGTAAATTTGTGTTTCGGAAGAAACGAAATCCAGATGGAACAATCAGTCGATATAAAGCTCGACTTGTCGCTAAAGGATTTCATCAACGGCCAGGTATTGACTACTCTCAAACCTTCAGCCCTGTCGTAAAGCCAGTAACAATTAGGCTTCTTTTAACCATTGCTGTCATGCATGGCTAGCCCCTTCGTCAGTTAGACATCAATAATGCATTCTTGCATGGTAATCTTGAAGAAACAGTCTTCATGCATCAACCTACAGGATTTGAAGATCCATCTCAACCTCAGTATGTTTGCAAGCTAAAATAGAGTATCTATGGTCTTAAACAAGCCCCATGACAGTGGTACAAGGCCCTTCGGGATGCACTTCTCAGCTTTGGTTTTATTCACTCGGCCACTGACAACTCTTTGTTTATCTATAAGTCTCATGATATCTTGTGCTACTGccttgtttatgttgatgacataattGTCACAAGCAACACACTCAGCTTTGTGAATAACATTATAAACAAGCTTGGCTCTACATTCTTAGTCAAAGATATGGGCTCCTTGCATTATTTCTTGGGAATAGAAGTGATTCCAATGCCACAGGGGCTCTTTCTATCTCAACATCAGTATATATGGGATCTCCTTTCACGAACCTCCATGGAAAATGCTAAAGAAACACTCACTCCAATGTCCACTACAGCCAAGCTTACGGTTCAAGATAATTTTGAATGTGTTGACAGCACTGAGTATCGCAAGATCATTGGAGCACTTCAGTATTTGGGACTCACTCGTCCCGATATTGCCTTTGCAGTCAACAGATTATCTCAGTTCATGTAGAAGCCGACAACAAACCATTGGGCCGCAGCAAAAAGACTACTCAGCTATCTTAAACAGACCATGTTTCATGGTATCCTTCTCCAAAATCATGATCAATTCCAACTCAAGACCTATAGTGATGTGAAGTGGGCATTAAATACGGACACTCGTGTTTCAACCACTACTTTCATCACATTCATTGGTCCTAATCCAATCTCATGGTCTGCACGCAAGCAAATGGCAGTCTCAAGATCATCTATAGAAGCAGAGTTTCGGGCACTAGCTACTGCCACACAGAAACAGTTTGGCTTCATTCTCTTATCAAGGAACTTGGTCTCACTCTCAGAGAAGCACCTCAAATGTTTTGTGATAATATTGGTGCCAACCATTTCAGTTTAAATCCAGTCCAGCACAGACGGATGAAACACATTGAAATTGATCTCCTCTTTGTACGAGATCTTGTCAAAAAGGGAACTATTCGTGTTCAGCACATCCATACCATTGATCAACTAGCTAATCTCCTTACAAAATCACTCTCACATCAACGCTTTCAACTATTAAGATCCAAGATTGGTGTTGCAGATGGCACCTCCA
Proteins encoded in this region:
- the LOC100243414 gene encoding flavonoid 3',5'-hydroxylase 2-like produces the protein MAIDTSLLIELAAATLLFFITRFFIRSLLPKSSWKLPPGPKGWPLVGALPLLGNMPHVALAKMAKRYGPVMFLKMGTNSMMVASTPGAARAFLKTLDINFSNRPPNAGASLLAYHAQDMVFADYGARWKLLRKLSNLHMLGGKALEDWSQVRAVELGHMLRAMLELSQRAEPVVVPEMLTFSMANMIGQVILSRRVFETKGSESNEFKDMVVELMTTAGYFNIGDFIPSIAWLDIQGIQHGMKHLHRKFDRLLTKMMEEHTASAHERKGNPDFLDVIMANQENSTGEKLTITNIKALLLNLFTAGTDTSSSVIEWSLAEMLKNPSILKRAHEEMDQVIGRSRRLVESDLPKLPYLQAICKESFRKHPSTPLNLPRVSTQACEVNGYYIPENTRLSVNIWAIGRDPDVWESPEEFRPERFLSGRNEKIDPRGNDFELIPFGAGRRICAGTRMGIVLVEYILGTLVHSFDWKMPDGVEINMDEAFGLALQKAVSLSAMVTPRLHQSAYAV
- the LOC109122748 gene encoding uncharacterized protein LOC109122748, whose amino-acid sequence is MATSSSDSFPIAINATQQITARLTPTNFPSWHAQFESLLLGYNLFGYVDGTHTCPPLPMSTNAAATTAHHLWFHQDKLILSAILTSVSLAVIPLIATSQTSYQTWTKLTKLYASRSRTRVMQLKEDLTLMQCGNRSITKYLHSVKTIVDELALIDAPLSQDDITLYVLHGLGSNFRDIVAPIRARESSLSLLQNTVSNLQFHSEYDGTDEVIIGDGSGLPITHSGSLTLSFPNRKFQVEDTLCVPTINKNLISVHHYTKQNNVILEFHPTYFLAKDWRTGEILLQGPCENGVYPLASSPAATPIAFVHERTSAAGWHHRLGHRSFKVSMQSPTDSSPSETSSFSGPILQLASRELPTITRAQGDIPSASSTPSEDPALVQPQEAPLSTLDQVTLRPSTSVSQPENSMPSSPPPCPRTIITRSMNNIFRPKQLHTTTKHPLPEPPEPSCVSQALKDPHWCKAMSEEVTTLL